Proteins from a genomic interval of Desulfovibrio aminophilus DSM 12254:
- a CDS encoding glycosyltransferase family 9 protein, with protein sequence MRPSQPERWTVFRLSALGDLVLTTGPLAWWNARRGLRFTVVTRDRLAPVLAGHPAVDEVIGLDETRLSSEPWPAVARELAARCRGTGLLDLHGTLRSRVLGAFWNGPVRRYPKFNLSRRLFQRTRLDLLRRRLEALNVPQRYSLALESTAPLPGELLPLIRLTTEERETGRELAVRAGAAPGFLALHPYATHPDKAWPREHWATLASRLDEAGIPWIVVGRDAAPLLPDDPRDLTNATDLRALCALLAQAGALVTNDSGPMHLASAVGTPVVGLFGPTARAWGFYPAGPRDRILERDLPCRPCSLHGGTPCAEGRVCLTAIDPREVLEAAQGVLDGKKG encoded by the coding sequence ATGCGTCCCTCCCAGCCCGAACGGTGGACCGTGTTCCGCCTGAGCGCCCTCGGCGACCTGGTTCTGACCACCGGCCCCTTGGCCTGGTGGAATGCCCGGCGGGGCCTGCGCTTCACCGTCGTGACCCGCGACCGGCTGGCCCCGGTCCTGGCCGGGCACCCGGCCGTGGACGAGGTCATCGGCCTGGACGAGACGCGGCTCTCCAGCGAGCCCTGGCCCGCCGTGGCCCGGGAATTGGCCGCCCGCTGCCGGGGCACGGGCCTCCTGGATCTGCACGGCACCCTGCGCTCCCGCGTGCTCGGCGCGTTCTGGAACGGCCCGGTGCGCCGCTACCCGAAATTCAACCTCTCCCGCCGCCTGTTCCAACGCACCCGGCTGGATCTCCTGCGCCGCCGCCTGGAGGCCCTGAACGTGCCGCAGCGCTACTCGCTGGCCCTGGAGAGCACCGCGCCGCTTCCCGGCGAACTGCTCCCGCTCATCCGACTCACCACCGAGGAGCGCGAGACGGGCCGGGAACTGGCCGTCCGGGCCGGAGCCGCGCCGGGTTTCCTGGCCCTGCATCCCTACGCCACGCACCCGGACAAGGCCTGGCCGCGTGAGCACTGGGCCACCCTCGCCTCCCGGCTGGACGAGGCGGGCATCCCCTGGATCGTGGTGGGCCGGGACGCGGCCCCGCTCCTGCCGGATGATCCCCGCGACCTGACCAACGCCACGGACCTGCGCGCTCTCTGCGCCCTGTTGGCCCAGGCCGGAGCCCTGGTCACCAACGACTCCGGGCCCATGCACCTGGCCTCGGCCGTGGGCACGCCCGTGGTGGGCCTGTTCGGCCCCACGGCCCGGGCCTGGGGCTTCTACCCGGCCGGTCCCCGGGATCGGATTCTGGAACGCGACCTGCCCTGCCGCCCCTGCTCCCTGCACGGCGGCACCCCCTGCGCCGAGGGGCGCGTCTGCCTGACCGCCATTGATCCGCGCGAGGTCCTGGAGGCCGCCCAGGGCGTCCTGGACGGAAAAAAGGGCTGA
- the ccmA gene encoding heme ABC exporter ATP-binding protein CcmA — protein sequence MNAAPVLSARRLTKFYGDKLVFRDVSMELGPGRVLLVVGGNGAGKSTLLKILAGLLKPSEGEVESGAAEGRTAYLGHATFIYPRLSARDNLAFWARMYGLPADEDRLGAALARVGLARVAQERAGGFSRGMAQRLNLARVFLVEPELLFLDEPGTGLDAASQDILRAEIAGLRQRGAAVVWVSHDLAGDRDRADLLLALDRGRRAFFGPAADYRPEAPSC from the coding sequence ATGAACGCGGCCCCGGTGCTGTCCGCGCGCCGTCTGACCAAGTTCTACGGCGACAAGCTCGTGTTTCGGGACGTGTCCATGGAACTCGGGCCGGGTCGCGTGCTTCTGGTGGTGGGCGGCAACGGCGCGGGCAAGTCCACGCTGCTGAAGATCCTGGCCGGGCTGCTCAAACCCAGCGAAGGCGAGGTGGAAAGCGGCGCGGCCGAAGGCCGCACGGCCTATCTGGGCCACGCCACCTTCATCTATCCCCGGCTGTCGGCCCGCGACAACCTGGCCTTCTGGGCCCGGATGTACGGTCTGCCCGCCGACGAGGACCGGCTCGGGGCGGCCCTGGCCCGCGTGGGACTGGCCCGCGTGGCCCAGGAGCGGGCGGGGGGCTTCTCCCGGGGCATGGCCCAGCGCCTGAACCTGGCCCGGGTCTTCCTGGTGGAGCCGGAGCTGCTTTTTCTTGACGAGCCGGGCACGGGGCTGGACGCGGCATCCCAGGACATCCTGCGGGCCGAGATCGCGGGTCTGCGCCAACGCGGCGCAGCCGTGGTCTGGGTCAGCCACGACCTGGCGGGCGACCGGGACAGGGCGGACCTGCTCCTGGCCCTGGACCGGGGCCGGAGGGCCTTCTTCGGGCCCGCCGCCGACTACCGCCCGGAGGCCCCCTCATGCTGA
- a CDS encoding heme lyase CcmF/NrfE family subunit has product MHLTAYLGLLFALMACLFLAGFAALAAWRDQENGLVVLERGFLVPTFLVTFSSAVFTSALAAKDFSFLYIYEHVDRVLPLFYTFSAFWAGREGSLLFWALTMMLMGAIFAFSPGYRSLSGRTRVWFWLFFLPVQAFFLLLLTCWSNPFIEVVPVPADGQGLNPLLQNPGMIFHPPLLFLGYAGFAIPACAALASAIAAEPGSWIKACRNWNLLSWIFLSAGIILGGWWSYMELGWGGYWAWDPVENASLIPWFSATAFLHTAIIESRRGALSRTNVLLMALTFLLCVFGTYLVRSGVIESLHAFGEGGVGTPLLLFMIVGGAVSLLAVLAGEKPAYRALSDMWSRQGLLLVTSWFFLALGLVVAMATMWPVISKLWSATTVGLGEDFYNRVCVPLLALVVLLFSLCPWLDWKAGLRERRGPLLALGAFILALAGFAAGGVTKPVALVAAAGSVSLMTTCVLLFVFVPAMRRTRQSWGAYAVHLAVGLMALGIAFSGPYKVERELVLSPGQSAELSGYTLTFEKSEQERTPALSLVRAILHVTRDGKPVGTLAPERRLYLHFPQPFAEASIIPGLGDELYATLLGFTSETSVSLKVSVNPLVNWVWIGGTLLCLAPFLLLRRRNGGQGA; this is encoded by the coding sequence ATGCATTTGACCGCCTATCTCGGCCTGCTGTTCGCCCTCATGGCTTGTCTGTTCCTGGCCGGTTTCGCGGCCCTGGCCGCCTGGAGAGACCAGGAAAACGGTCTGGTCGTCCTGGAGCGGGGCTTCCTCGTGCCCACGTTCCTGGTGACGTTCTCCTCGGCCGTGTTTACCTCGGCCCTGGCCGCAAAGGACTTTTCGTTCCTCTACATCTACGAGCACGTGGACCGCGTGCTGCCGCTGTTCTACACCTTCTCGGCCTTCTGGGCCGGGCGCGAGGGTTCGCTGCTCTTCTGGGCCCTGACCATGATGCTCATGGGCGCGATCTTCGCCTTCTCCCCGGGGTATCGCTCCCTGTCCGGCCGCACCCGGGTCTGGTTCTGGCTTTTCTTTCTCCCTGTGCAGGCCTTTTTCCTCCTTCTGCTCACCTGCTGGAGCAACCCCTTCATCGAGGTCGTTCCGGTCCCGGCGGACGGGCAGGGGCTCAATCCGCTGCTTCAGAACCCGGGCATGATCTTCCACCCGCCGTTGCTCTTCCTGGGCTACGCCGGGTTCGCCATCCCGGCCTGCGCGGCCTTGGCCTCGGCCATCGCCGCCGAGCCCGGCTCCTGGATCAAGGCCTGCCGCAATTGGAATCTGCTCTCCTGGATATTCCTCTCGGCGGGCATCATCCTAGGCGGCTGGTGGTCTTACATGGAACTGGGGTGGGGCGGCTACTGGGCCTGGGATCCTGTGGAGAACGCCTCGCTCATTCCCTGGTTCTCGGCCACGGCCTTCCTGCACACGGCCATCATCGAGAGCCGCCGGGGGGCCCTGTCGCGGACCAACGTCCTGCTCATGGCCCTGACCTTCCTGCTCTGCGTCTTCGGCACGTATCTCGTGCGCAGCGGGGTCATCGAGTCCCTGCACGCCTTCGGCGAGGGCGGGGTGGGGACGCCCCTGCTCCTGTTCATGATCGTGGGCGGTGCGGTTTCCTTGCTGGCCGTGCTGGCCGGGGAGAAACCCGCCTACCGGGCCCTGAGCGACATGTGGAGTCGCCAAGGCCTGCTTCTGGTGACCTCCTGGTTCTTCCTCGCCCTGGGGCTGGTGGTGGCCATGGCCACCATGTGGCCGGTGATCAGCAAGCTTTGGAGCGCCACCACCGTGGGCTTGGGCGAGGATTTCTACAACCGCGTCTGCGTGCCTCTGCTGGCCCTGGTGGTGCTGCTCTTCAGCCTCTGCCCCTGGCTGGACTGGAAGGCGGGACTGCGTGAGCGGCGTGGGCCGCTGCTGGCCCTGGGGGCGTTCATTCTGGCCCTGGCGGGCTTCGCCGCCGGAGGCGTGACCAAGCCCGTGGCCCTGGTGGCGGCGGCTGGTTCCGTCTCGCTGATGACCACCTGTGTCCTGCTCTTCGTCTTCGTTCCGGCCATGCGCCGGACCCGCCAGTCCTGGGGCGCCTACGCAGTGCATCTGGCCGTGGGCCTCATGGCCTTGGGCATCGCCTTCTCCGGGCCGTACAAGGTGGAACGTGAACTGGTTCTGTCACCGGGCCAGTCGGCCGAGCTGTCCGGCTACACCCTGACCTTCGAAAAGAGTGAGCAGGAGCGCACCCCGGCGCTGTCCCTGGTGCGGGCGATCCTGCACGTGACCCGCGACGGCAAGCCCGTGGGCACCCTGGCCCCGGAACGCAGGCTCTATCTGCACTTCCCCCAGCCTTTCGCCGAGGCCTCGATCATCCCGGGCCTGGGCGACGAGCTGTACGCCACGCTGCTGGGCTTCACCAGCGAGACCAGCGTGAGCCTCAAGGTCAGCGTGAACCCCCTGGTGAACTGGGTCTGGATCGGCGGCACGCTGCTCTGTCTGGCTCCTTTCCTCCTGCTGCGTCGCCGCAACGGAGGCCAGGGCGCATGA
- a CDS encoding nicotinate-nicotinamide nucleotide adenylyltransferase: MRLGILGGSFNPMHTGHVRMAVEAREALGLARVDLVPAAAPPHKPGPGLLPFGLRLRLAELAVHGIPGLAASGVEGELPPPSYTWRTLEEYARREPGAELFFILGSGTLLDLPDWKRGPDLFGLAHFAALHRWDMDLEGVERMLTAHWPGVRREAPALWRFPSGKTLSCLEMPRLDIKAADLRVRWRERRSLALLVPPAVEEALERGGAEYEAAWGPRRPL; encoded by the coding sequence ATGCGGCTCGGCATCCTGGGCGGCAGCTTCAACCCCATGCACACGGGCCATGTGCGCATGGCCGTGGAGGCCCGGGAGGCCCTGGGGCTGGCCCGGGTGGACCTGGTTCCGGCCGCCGCGCCGCCGCACAAGCCCGGGCCGGGCCTGCTGCCCTTCGGCCTGCGGCTGCGGCTTGCGGAACTGGCCGTGCATGGCATCCCGGGGCTGGCCGCCAGCGGCGTGGAGGGCGAACTGCCGCCGCCGTCCTACACGTGGCGCACCCTGGAGGAATACGCCCGGCGCGAACCGGGGGCGGAACTTTTCTTCATTCTGGGTTCGGGCACGCTGCTCGACCTCCCGGACTGGAAACGCGGGCCGGACCTTTTCGGTTTGGCCCATTTCGCGGCCCTGCATCGATGGGACATGGATCTTGAGGGAGTGGAGCGGATGCTCACGGCTCACTGGCCCGGAGTCCGTCGCGAGGCCCCGGCCCTCTGGCGCTTTCCATCGGGCAAGACCCTGTCCTGTCTGGAGATGCCCCGCCTGGACATCAAGGCTGCGGACCTGCGTGTCCGTTGGCGTGAACGCCGCAGCCTGGCCCTGCTCGTGCCTCCGGCCGTGGAAGAGGCCCTGGAGCGGGGCGGGGCGGAGTACGAGGCCGCCTGGGGGCCTCGCCGCCCGCTGTAA
- a CDS encoding hemolysin family protein gives MFELILAVALSCVASAFCSVSEAAFYSFSWSRIEQLRKQGKRSGDVLHALRSDVEKPIAAVLTLNTVANTAGASIAGAAWVRVYGPESLVWFVAAFTALILIVGEIVPKTAGVAYNRTLMPLLARPLQLLVLGLTPLVWVVGMFGRLVRRGKKGPEATEEDIRALVSLTRRAGVLKAYEEMAIRNILSLDSKTVDQIMTPRTVVFSLPAAMTVAVARDCRGSWPHSRIPVYEGEDTEDIVGVIFRRQVFEALADDRDDIRLADLMRPVDFVPENITLDKLLVKFLESHSHLFVVLDEYGGLAGVVTLEDVLEEILGSEIVDETDQVVDMRELARRRRSQITRTAASGPRER, from the coding sequence ATGTTTGAACTCATCCTCGCCGTCGCGCTCTCCTGCGTGGCCTCGGCCTTCTGTTCGGTGAGCGAGGCCGCCTTCTATTCCTTTTCCTGGAGCCGGATCGAACAACTCAGGAAGCAGGGCAAACGCTCGGGGGACGTCCTGCACGCCCTGCGAAGCGACGTGGAGAAGCCCATCGCCGCCGTACTGACCCTGAACACCGTGGCCAACACGGCCGGGGCCTCCATCGCGGGCGCGGCCTGGGTCCGGGTCTACGGCCCGGAGAGTCTGGTCTGGTTCGTGGCGGCCTTCACCGCGCTCATTCTCATTGTCGGCGAGATCGTGCCCAAGACCGCCGGGGTGGCCTACAACCGCACGCTCATGCCCCTGTTGGCCCGGCCCCTGCAACTGCTCGTCCTGGGGCTTACGCCGCTGGTCTGGGTGGTGGGCATGTTCGGCCGTTTGGTGCGGCGCGGCAAGAAGGGCCCCGAAGCCACCGAGGAGGACATCCGCGCCCTGGTCAGCCTGACCCGCCGGGCGGGAGTGCTCAAGGCTTACGAGGAAATGGCCATCCGCAACATCCTCTCCCTGGACAGCAAGACCGTGGACCAGATCATGACCCCGCGCACCGTGGTCTTCTCCCTGCCCGCGGCCATGACCGTGGCCGTGGCCCGGGACTGCCGGGGCTCCTGGCCGCACAGCCGCATTCCGGTCTACGAGGGCGAGGACACCGAGGACATCGTGGGGGTCATCTTCCGGCGGCAGGTCTTCGAGGCCTTGGCCGACGACCGGGACGACATCCGCTTGGCCGATCTCATGCGGCCGGTGGACTTCGTGCCGGAAAACATTACCTTGGACAAATTGCTGGTGAAGTTCCTGGAAAGCCATTCGCATCTCTTCGTGGTCCTGGATGAATACGGCGGCCTGGCCGGGGTGGTCACCCTGGAGGATGTGCTGGAGGAGATCCTGGGCAGCGAGATCGTGGATGAGACGGACCAGGTGGTGGACATGCGTGAACTGGCCCGGCGGCGACGCAGCCAGATCACGAGGACGGCGGCCTCCGGGCCGCGTGAACGGTAG
- a CDS encoding cytochrome c maturation protein CcmE — MTRTKSNKIVYLVALLLFLGGLGWLVLSGLSEDSVYFLNVSEALALEPAKREQARLFGAVDAADLEADAQSLGVSFNLLDKLDRSKSIRVNYRGAVPDTFKPGVEVIVEGRFDKASGVFTANTLITKCPSKYKKMNEEAQG, encoded by the coding sequence ATGACGCGGACGAAAAGCAACAAGATCGTGTATCTGGTGGCCCTGCTGCTCTTCCTCGGAGGGCTGGGCTGGCTGGTGCTCTCGGGGCTCTCCGAGGACAGCGTGTATTTCCTCAACGTCTCCGAGGCCCTGGCCCTGGAACCCGCCAAGCGCGAACAAGCTCGGCTCTTCGGCGCCGTGGACGCGGCGGACCTGGAGGCCGACGCCCAGTCCCTGGGGGTGAGCTTCAACCTCCTGGACAAGCTCGACCGCAGCAAGTCCATCCGGGTGAACTATCGTGGCGCGGTGCCCGACACCTTCAAGCCCGGGGTGGAAGTCATCGTCGAGGGCCGTTTCGACAAGGCGAGCGGCGTCTTCACGGCCAACACCCTGATCACCAAGTGTCCTTCCAAGTACAAGAAGATGAACGAGGAGGCCCAGGGCTAG